One Aegilops tauschii subsp. strangulata cultivar AL8/78 chromosome 2, Aet v6.0, whole genome shotgun sequence genomic window, ATACGCCTTTTTTTTCTGCCTTTCGTGTTGGATATTGTGCCAAGATTATGTTTATGCGTCTGTACACAAATATATTTGGTTGAGATAGAATTGATCAATTATAATCACAAAGGTTCAGTTTACCATTCTCAAGTAGTTTAAATAAACTTGATATAATCTCACAATTTTTGATAGAGATAGTCGTATGCTTTGCTGTTGCACAACCTAATTACTTCAAATTTTGTTCAGATAATTCGCTCATCTGTTTGCTGAATTTGCGATTATTTAACTTGTAGGAAGTGCTGGTGATGTGCTAGAAGACAATCCTGTGGGAAAGTTAAAGGTTTTCATATATGACTTGCCAAGAAAGTATAACAAGAAGATGGTCACCAAGGATCCCCGGTGCCTCAATCACATGTTTGCTGCGGAAATTTTCATGCATCGTTTCTTGCTCTCAAGTGCTGTGCGGACACTCAAACCCAAAGAGGCTGATTGGTTCTACATACCAGTTTATACTACATGTGACCTAACTCCTGCTGGTCTTCCCTTGCCATTCAAGTCACCACGGGTGATGAGGAGTTCGATCCAGTATATTTCGAATAAGTGGCCCTTTTGGAACCGAACTGATGGCGCAGATCACTTCTTTGTTGTCCCACATGATTTTGGAGCTTGTTTCCATTATCAGGTGAATTCACTAGTCCCTCGGACCCACATATTCACTAAGGGTTTCCTTATGCCTGACTTTGTTATTTCTTCTAGTACAACTTGTAACTAAAGGAGGGCAGTAGgtcatactccctctgtaaacaaatataagacgTCTGCAAAGGTtgtcttatatttgtttacaaaGGTAGTAATTAGGAATATATCTTCCTTTATTTTGCGTTTTGCTCAAAAGTTCTCTGTGTAATAGTTACGCTGGTATTTGCAGGAAGAAAAAGCTATTGAACGTGGCATTCTCCCATTGCTGCGACGTGCTACATTGGTGCAAACTTTTGGACAGGAGAATCATGTTTGCCTGAAGGAGGGGTCTATCATCATTCCACCCTTTGCTCCTCCTCAGAAAATGCAGGCTCACCTTATTCCCCGGGACACACCACGGTCAATCTTCGTTTACTTTAGGGGTCTGTTCTATGACACCGGAAATGACCCTGAGGGTGGTTACTATGCAAGGTATCAATGCTTCTAAAATTTGACCAATCTGAACTCTTCCTCATGGTTTGGTTCCATTTATTTACTCACTTCAGTGGTGGTGTTGTACAGAGGTGCGCGGGCTTCCCTGTGGGAGAACTTCAAGAACAATCCTCTGTTTGACATTTCCACCGACCACCCTGCCACTTACTATGAAGACATGCAGCGTGCGGTCTTCTGCCTGTGCCCGTTGGGCTGGGCACCATGGAGCCCTAGGTTGGTTGAGGCTGTGGTCTTTGGCTGCATTCCAGTCATCATAGCTGACGATATTGTGCTGCCATTTGCTGATGCTATCCCATGGGAAGAAATTGGTGTCTTTGTGGAGGAGAAGGATGTCCCAAAGTTGGACACAATCCTGACATCAATGCCCATCGAGGATATTCTAAGAAAGCAAAGATTGCTCGCAAATCCATCAATGAAGCAGGCCATGTTGTTCCCACAGCCAGCCCAACCACGAGATGCATTCCACCAGATCTTGAATGGCCTTGCTCGTAAGCTCCCACACCCTGAGGGTGTATACTTGCCACCCAGCGAGAAGCATCTCAACTGGACTGCTGGACCTGTTGGAGATCTGAAACCATGGTAGGGAAGAGTCAAGAGCTTCCCATCCTCTTTGCCACATAAGCCCCATAGAAATAGTTCATACTTCCTCTTATGTGATGTAATAGAAACACAGTGCCACGGGTGTAAATTACACCCAAGGCGTTATCTAACATGAGCGATTTCTGAAGTTGGTAATTTAGAAAGAAATGAAATGGCATTGTTCTTATCAGGTTAGGTGGATGGTGACTTTTGTTGACAAGATTTGTTACAGCTTGCAGAAGAAGAATCGATGGCAAGATctggtactccctctgtaaactaatataagagcatttagattactaaagtagtgatctaaacgctcttatattagtttacggagggagtacatcacaAGGCTGTAAGTAGCATTAGAGACAGCTATGCATTGATGCTGTACTCTGCTGATACAACCATGCTATTTGCATGCCAGATAACAGATTTATTGGTGTGGTGCAGCAGCCTCTCCAGTGGTACCATGTTGGCGGTCTGCCTGCTCTGCTCAGTGATCATCATCAGTAGTAAGGTTGAACGTCTTGAGCAGGTCAGGGCAGACGGGCAGCGGCTTGTCCTTGAGGTAGCCGAGCGGGTTGGCCATGCGGATGTTGTCGCTGATGCCAACGTTCCTGCTGAGGACTATCTCGGCGCGGTCCCTGAGTTCCTGAATCTCGTTGCAGTTTGGGAGGGGGCTCTGGACAAGAACCATCTCGCAGATATCCTCCGGATGGCTGTCCTTGAGCTCGATTTTGTAAGTGCCAGTCTCGTCGGTTACGCCGTCGATCGAGCGCTCAACTTTCTCAGTGCCGAAGCGCTTGCACTCCAGCCTCACCTTGGCACCTGCAGTCCATCAACAAATTAAGTACCACTGAGTGCAGCATGTCCTGTTTCAGCTGTTCACAGGTTCAGAGATGTGTAGTAATAGTATGGGTCAGAGATGCCTTGCTTACCCTTGATGTACTCGGTCACATTTGTCTCGAACCCGGCACGGCACGTGTCGCAGTAGACCCGTCCCTGAACAATGTAGTCGGGGAGGTCATTGGCGACGGCGGTGCCGGCGAGGGCAAAGATGGCGACCACAGCGATCACTGAAAGGATACGGAGCGAGGCCATGGCTGTTGCGCGTTTCCCCTCTACCTCCGGTGAATGTTCTGCCTCGGCGGAGGCTGAATGGCCTGGGGGTGAATGCAGAGAGGAGGGCAAAGAAACTCACCGGTTTCTGCATGCCACCTACTGCGCTTAAATAACCAAGGTGGCAGGAGGGTTTCCATGGTTGCGCATGGATGTAGGACGGATGTGAGCAGGGCAACCGTCCGTCGACCCAACGGAGGAGGAAATTTGACTCGGGTTTCCTTGAGGTTTGTGTGGTCCACAAAACTCTTAGGCAATATCCCTCCTCTTCCTTTGAAGCGTTTCATTGTTACCCTTGTTTCTCGAACAAAGACATGCATTTGGAGTGCAGAGCTCTGCTAGAAAAGGCTTCTAGTGTGGTGGTTAGCTAGAAAATGTCTACTCGCGTAAAAGTCTAATGACATACTCCCCCTGTCCCACAATATAAGAcgttaatataagacgttttacATGAGGCTAAGTGAGAATAAGCAAATCCGTTCTACAGTACTAAAGGTATCATGTACACTATCCAGCTCGTCCCAGAGGGGTTTGAGTGATCGGCAGTGGAACAAAAGATGGCCAATACTCTCCTGCTCGCTACAGTATCTGAGGAAGCAATGTTTCTTTTGAAGCGTCTTTCGTTTGTGAGCACTGACAAATAAAGTCAGATCCTCGGTTATTTTGGGATCCGCTGGAATATTTGGAAACGCACAAACACCAAGGTTTTTCCGAATGAAACCCAAGGAATCCACATCAATGCTCGGTCTGCTGCTGCCGACCTCGTGCTCTGGTCAAGCCGTTGCCCCAACAATGAAACTATGATCTCTTCTTTGTAATGGTTACAATGTTTTGGTAATATATGCTTCAGGCAGGCGTAAGCCCGCCGTTGACACGTCAAAAAAAGTACTAAAGGTATCGGGAAGTCGGagcatgaaatacatcatgataCGAGTTGCGACGAAGCTTGACTGGATGTGGTGTCGCGGTGAAGAAGCGGTGCAAACAGAGCAAGATGATTTCTCAATCATTTCTTCTACCGTAATACACAATAGAGGAGCCCTACATTCATTTTATCTGATAGAAAAGATTGTTTAGTGGACTAACAAATATGTCTATGGACAATTAACGTGGTACTGTTGTTGTAATTATTGAGCTCTAGCCTATTTAATATTTCCGGTAATTCCTAGAAAAATCCAGAGGTCCTATGTCCTATTCATACATGACAAGGGTGTGTGAAAAGTTTAGTCCTATCCTGATTGTGGAGGATGTGTTGGACCGACATATAAGGTTGGTCAACTCACATACTAGTAAGAGCTTGAGAAGATGACACACACGCGCTCCTCTGCCAACCGCCACGCATCGCACGCGTGTCGTGTATCGTGATCGAGCGGAGCTAGGGCCTATGCCACGTGTACGCATTGGTTTCTTTTTGTCATGTAGGAAAATAGAAGTCGGAACATATTTTGCACTAACAATTATTGGGTTGCTTGTCTCCTCGTTAGTCCCTTCAGTTTCATTTCCTGTCTATTAGAGGCTGTTTCTCTTTCATAGACGATTTCACCTCAGCTCCTATGCATTTTGCCTCGTTCCAGAGCTTTGTTTCGTTTACAACTTTCCCATCAAGCTTCTTGGTGTGCACCGCCAAGTGAGACAATGAGCCTTCAAAATCTCGCCTCATGTGATCCTGTGCGGGAGACGTGCTATCATGTTTTTAGGGAGCGCTCTCGCGCGATTGTTGGATTCTTCTCCATCGTGCAACACATGACTTCTCCCCCACCATGACTacttccccgccgccgccgatccaTTCAGCGACATGGCGACTAATGTGCCCGACTCTTCTTCCACCGCACCGTATGTGTTCCCGCCCCTTTTGTTAGTGATCATGTTTGAAATACTGGCAGTAGCAATCGATATGAATATCAAGTTTTATCTACCAATTTTTTGGATTAACCTTAATGGAAAATTGTTCAAATATTCATCAAACCAAAAACCTGATGGATGTAGGCATTTTTCTCCAATTTCTTTTCATGCGACTCTCAAGCCTCCTGTGATTGAGGGTGTGAATTACAAGAGGTGCCATGAAAGGGTAGTTCTTTGGCTTACCACTATAATTTTTTTTCATGCCTCCAAGGGCAAGCTAGTGGGGCCAGTTACTCCTAAACATGAGCAAACTTTACATACATTCTCTTTCGAGTTGTTGTTTTGAGTGCTCTTGGCGTCAAGATTGTTGATCCCTTCATGACCATTATGGTCGGCAAAGATATGTGGAATGCGCTCAAGGCCAAAATTGGGGTCTCTCGGACGCATGTAGCGAATTATATGTCATGGAACGAATATGACTAAAAGATGACTGATGACCACTCTGTGGTtgagcaggctcatgagatacaaTCACTCGCTAAGTCACTTGAGCATTTTAACTGTGAGTTGCTAGACAAGTTTATTGATGAAcccatcattgccaagcttcctCCTGTGTGGTGATTTTTTGTCACTTTTCTAAAACCAACAGACATGATTCTTTGTTGTTAATCTCATTGGCACTCTTTATTTGAAAGAGAAGGCGAGGGTGAAAGACAGACGTGCTCGCTTCTATGAAGGGAGCTCTAGTGCCAACTTGGTACACAAGAAGAATTTTCAATCCCACAAATTCAAGAACAAGAACAACTATTAGGGTAAAGGAAAATTTGAAGGCAAGAGAAATGCCTCAAGTCTGCCAACTTCAATAAGAACAAGGAGACCTTTTATGAGAAAAAACAAGGAGACCTTTAAGAAGAAATGAATTGCCATGTCCGTGGTAAGGAAGGACAATGGGCTCCCGATTGCGAAAACCGCTATGACATGTGTTAGCCTCAAAACAACAACAAGAATACTAATGCTTTTATTGGTGATATTGTGATGAAAGATGTCAGGTATGCTAGATTTCCTATTGTTCTTTTCGTATGTCATTCTCCTGGTTGGTGGATTGACACAGGTGATAATatacatgtgtgtgtgtgtgttttgatTTCTCAATGTTTTCTTCTCATCAGGTCGCACGGACTACATTCGTTCTGATGGGAAGCATGACAATGCTTTTATTCATGGTGTTGGTATGGTCGATCTGAGGTTTACTTTAGGAAAGACCGTGTGCCTGAAGAGCGTGCAACATGTCCCTACGATAAATAAATGTTTTGTAAGCGACTCTCTCTTATGCATAGAtggtgtaggatcgaaagtatgtctagagggggggggggggtgattagactacttgactaAATAAATATctttccttttcccaattttagttgtgggcagattttagcaattatgacaagtcaagcaatcaacctacacatgcaattctaagagtatagcagcggaatgtaaaacatggcatatgaaggtaaatggaagggtttggagaaggcaaacgcaatggagacatgaatatttttggcgtggttccgataggtggtgctatcgtacatccacgttgatggagacttcaacccacaaaggataacggttgcgcaagtccacggagggctccacccacgaagtgTCTGCGAAGAAGCAAcattgtctatcccaccatggccatcgcccacgaaggacttgcctcactcgggtagatcttcatgaagtaggcgatctccttgcccttacaaacttcttggttcaactccacatcatgtcagaggctcccaagcgacacctaaccaataggtaatagacggtgtgttgatgatgaactccttgctcctgtgcttcaaatgatagtcttccCAACACACAACTATCTCTCACAAATTTGGTtatggtggaagaaggatttgaatggaaagcaacttggggaaggctagaaatcaaggttccAATGATAGGAATGGAATGTCTttatctcaacacatgagtaggtggttctctctcagaaaatgaatgatggaagtgtaggcacattctgatggctctctcttatGAGAAgagggggtggtggtggtggtggtggtggtggaggggtatatatagcctccacacaaaaaccaaccgttacacacttttgacccatctcggtggcaccaaacagaaaactcggtggcaccgatttgTTCAAAAAatatgaacgttaggaatcttGGTGGGATCGACGGGAATAACTCGGTGGAACTGATGTGTTAGGGCTTAGGGAAAACCTCGTCTCGGTGGCGccgatcactacaaaaaaaaaaagacacatccgtgacattttgggccgaacgaatttttttctgtcatgcttatgagacttctatgacgataattgtgacaaaacccggtatcatcatagatatgATGGGCTCCTATTTCTACTAGTAGAACGCCCGTAGTGCTACGGGCTACCATGCACATTAAATGATTAAGGTCATCTATAAGGTCGAAGTTCATTTCTTGCTCATACGTTCGAACGTGTTCGGACATCAAACAAGACCCAGACTTCCCAAAATTCAACTGTCTGGATAATCTATGCTCCCCTAAATAGTGGCAGCAACAATACCGTAGAGTAAAGAATCTCATCTCATCTCTCTTTTTCTGTCAAACATCTCTCAATGTAGCAGCAGGGGCACGAACATGAACAATAGCGTAGGAGTAGTGCCGCCCCTACCATTCCCGACTCGAGCAATGCTATTTCCTACTTTTCCTGCCGCATTTGCTTGGCACTGCGCTCCCTCTGCTTTTCCTCCTCTATTCCATGTATCATAAATAATAGCAAAGGATGAAGAGATTTAGAATGTCTGAAAGTCTAAAATATTTTGATGTCTACCAACCGGAAGCACCGATAACTACATTTAAAAATAGGAACATATGCTATCTTCATCGGTAAATAAGCAGTTAAAAAGCATAGGACCAAAACCAAATAATTCAGAATGAATGTTACAGATCATTTAGAAGCACAATGTCAATGTGTGCAAACCATTGTACTGCTACCACTTGCAAAAATTTAACAATTCTCAACTCAACCAGCATGCAGTACATCTATTACTATAGGATACTGGATACAAATGGCTTTGTAAAGGGTTTCATACACTCTTTTTAATGTGCAAGTACATCAAACATGTTCCAACAAGCAGGAATGGTGAGGCGAAATTAAACCATGGATATAGCCTTATAGCACCAGCATGCCTGTCTATGTTACTCCGCAAGCCAAACTATAGAACTTCTCTCTACCGGCAACCTTCCCAAAAAGACACTTTGCCTCAAGGTAGCACCATTCCCCCACAAATATGCACAGGCATGCATCATCGAAGATGCATGCCTGATGCGGCCTTCCTCTTTGGTCTTCTTATCCGCCTGACCGTCGGCGGCATTGCCCGCCATGCATGCTCACGTCTAATTGCTCCTTGTCAAGTACATC contains:
- the LOC109774555 gene encoding probable glucuronosyltransferase Os04g0398600, with amino-acid sequence MGSKAVWLPVALLLAAVALSSVLTPPAAAAATESGEADHAVQQHSERISGSAGDVLEDNPVGKLKVFIYDLPRKYNKKMVTKDPRCLNHMFAAEIFMHRFLLSSAVRTLKPKEADWFYIPVYTTCDLTPAGLPLPFKSPRVMRSSIQYISNKWPFWNRTDGADHFFVVPHDFGACFHYQEEKAIERGILPLLRRATLVQTFGQENHVCLKEGSIIIPPFAPPQKMQAHLIPRDTPRSIFVYFRGLFYDTGNDPEGGYYARGARASLWENFKNNPLFDISTDHPATYYEDMQRAVFCLCPLGWAPWSPRLVEAVVFGCIPVIIADDIVLPFADAIPWEEIGVFVEEKDVPKLDTILTSMPIEDILRKQRLLANPSMKQAMLFPQPAQPRDAFHQILNGLARKLPHPEGVYLPPSEKHLNWTAGPVGDLKPW
- the LOC109774556 gene encoding pollen-specific protein C13-like, whose amino-acid sequence is MASLRILSVIAVVAIFALAGTAVANDLPDYIVQGRVYCDTCRAGFETNVTEYIKGAKVRLECKRFGTEKVERSIDGVTDETGTYKIELKDSHPEDICEMVLVQSPLPNCNEIQELRDRAEIVLSRNVGISDNIRMANPLGYLKDKPLPVCPDLLKTFNLTTDDDH